Proteins from a single region of Argopecten irradians isolate NY chromosome 7, Ai_NY, whole genome shotgun sequence:
- the LOC138326894 gene encoding piggyBac transposable element-derived protein 4-like, with the protein MKRGESQVRQLGNLTAAVWQGKKPVAFLSTLSNPLENVDVNRRQGQQNLLMTQPHSAHVYKQKINGVERHDQLRTTYPLGRDSKKAWKYIFWFIMNCAIVNAFIMFNLVSKRQNSKKRFTHLDFRCELAHQLIAGFSGRKRKARELVKQVQNVENYPGHESVKFGCKRRCRVHLSRKERRETYFGCRVCNVHLCKEGCHFLYHSHS; encoded by the coding sequence ATGAAAAGGGGAGAATCTCAGGTGCGTCAGCTGGGCAATTTAACTGCAGCAGTATGGCAAGGTAAAAAGCCAGTAGCTTTTCTCAGCACACTGAGTAATCCGCTTGAAAATGTGGATGTAAACAGACGACAAGGACAACAGAATTTGCTCATGACACAACCTCACTCGGCACACGTTtacaaacagaaaataaatgGTGTCGAACGACATGATCAACTGCGTACTACCTACCCTCTTGGAAGAGACAGTAAGAAAGCCTGGAAATACATCTTCTGGTTTATTATGAACTGTGCTATTGTGAATGCCTTTATCATGTTTAATCTTGTGTCAAAACGCCAAAACTCTAAGAAACGGTTCACACACCTGGACTTTCGGTGTGAGCTTGCTCACCAGCTAATAGCTGGCTTCAGTGGAAGGAAGAGAAAGGCTAGAGAGCTGGTTAAACAGGTGCAAAATGTTGAGAACTATCCTGGACATGAATCAGTGAAGTTTGGATGCAAAAGGAGATGTAGAGTACATCTGAGTAGGAAAGAGCGGAGAGAAACATACTTTGGTTGCAGAGTGTGTAACGTCCATTTATGTAAAGAAGGCTGCCACTTTCTTTACCATTCTCACAGCTAA